A window of the Lolium perenne isolate Kyuss_39 chromosome 7, Kyuss_2.0, whole genome shotgun sequence genome harbors these coding sequences:
- the LOC127315084 gene encoding uncharacterized protein produces MGLTPKRRRRSAKQPGGVDYISALPDDLLLLILAGLGCTAAAARTSGLSRRWRGLWARLGDISLRDVAFESLAAVLSLVARPPASAISLLEIRVPRQKRRVPREHWPVREDVASLARVAARLAPETVVLALPPKGSNPNPADFHLPCFRRAVSIVLESLPFVLRVPPAAAGGEGDFFPALHTLRLLDCIVVDKELGALLSRCPRLRVLELRHKVTTWPGVRARRIVRSAKLQELVLHSERPWLSSVHIVAPMLKQLTMSFWAHKEATISVSASTMQKVSWRCSYAQNAIGFGLWSLHKLKLETAETPGQLPSLQIYAGNSSHTFSNQKANLANEVEKHTVVEFSDMELHLSTAGHVFGALVLHLLQMKRIRSVLRRLKVVRQSSPEKEACHANCPCEPTDWRTQIIALTALEEVGIYGFQGEDHEYDLLKLVLGSAPMLRRMTVKLSHELSSAKDDPRTKIQDLVAYSSVECLVYLG; encoded by the exons ATGGGGCTGACACCAAAACGTCGCCGGCGTTCTGCCAAGCAGCCAGGCGGAGTGGACTACATCAGCGCTCTCCCcgacgacctcctcctcctcatcctcgccGGTCTTGgctgcaccgccgccgccgcgcgcaccAGCGGCCTCTCCCGCCGCTGGCGCGGCCTCTGGGCCCGCCTCGGCGACATCTCCCTCCGCGACGTCGCCTTCGAGTCGCTCGCGGCCGTGCTCAGCCTTGTCGCCCGCCCACCGGCTTCCGCCATCTCCCTCCTCGAGATCCGGGTGCCGAGACAGAAACGGCGCGTGCCCAGGGAGCACTGGCCCGTCCGCGAGGACGTCGCCTCGCTGGCACGCGTGGCCGCGCGGCTCGCGCCGGAGACGGTCGTCCTCGCGCTCCCGCCGAAAGGCTCCAACCCGAACCCCGCCGACTTCCACCTCCCGTGCTTCCGCCGCGCCGTCTCCATCGTGCTCGAGTCGCTCCCGTTCGTCCTTCGcgtgccgcccgccgccgccgggggcGAGGGCGACTTCTTCCCCGCTCTCCACACGCTGCGCCTCCTGGACTGCATCGTCGTCGACAAGGAGCTCGGTGCCTTGCTCTCCCGCTGCCCGCGCTTACGCGTGCTCGAGCTCAGGCACAAGGTAACCACCTGGCCTGGCGTCCGCGCACGGAGGATAGTCCGCTCGGCGAAGCTGCAGGAGCTCGTCCTGCACTCCGAGAGACCGTGGTTGAGCAGCGTCCACATCGTTGCCCCAATGCTCAAGCAACTGACCATGTCCTTTTGGGCACACAAGGAGGCCACCATCTCCGTCTCGGCGTCAACGATGCAAAAGGTCTCGTGGCGCTGTTCCTATGCCCAAAATGCTATTGGGTTCGGTCTTTGGAGCCTCCACAAGCTGAAGCTAGAGACGGCAGAGACACCAGGGCAGCTCCCTTCGCTGCAGATTTATGCCGGAAAT AGCTCCCATACTTTTTCCAACCAAAAAGCCAACCTTGCAAATGAGGTAGAGAAGCATACGGTTGTTGAATTCTCTGATATGGAGCTGCATCTCTCAACAGCCGGGCATGTCTTTGGAGCGCTTGTGTTGCATCTTCTTCAGATGAAGCGGATTCGTTCCGTTCTACGGAGGCTTAAGGTCGTCCGGCAGAGTTCGCCG GAGAAAGAAGCTTGCCATGCAAATTGTCCATGTGAGCCTACAGACTGGAGGACCCAGATTATCGCGTTGACGGCCCTTGAAGAAGTAGGCATATATGGCTTCCAAGGCGAGGATCATGAGTATGATCTGCTGAAACTCGTACTCGGTTCTGCACCGATGCTTAGAAGAATGACCGTGAAGCTGTCGCATGAGTTATCATCAGCCAAGGACGACCCTCGCACCAAAATACAAGACCTCGTGGCGTATTCTTCCGTGGAATGCCTTGTATATCTTGGGTAA
- the LOC127315083 gene encoding mitochondrial import inner membrane translocase subunit TIM17-3-like, translated as MATPRPRKPFFDHFRENVTDGFMVGMYGTIYHLRDKGGLQAICKKAAHLSCSAAVCFGVFSAIDYAMVSARRKEEPFLNCAVAAAGACGITFLPRGVCYAGGSALIGGALGGVLLGGLRLLVLEGGDQNLSPQLGSSRAR; from the coding sequence ATGGCCACGCCGAGACCGCGAAAACCGTTCTTTGACCACTTCCGCGAGAATGTGACCGACGGCTTCATGGTCGGCATGTACGGCACCATCTACCACTTGCGCGACAAGGGCGGCCTCCAGGCCATCTGCAAGAAGGCGGCTCATCTGAGCTGCTCTGCCGCGGTATGTTTCGGCGTCTTCTCCGCCATCGATTACGCCATGGTCTCCGCGCGCCGGAAGGAGGAGCCGTTCCTGAACTGCGCCGTCGCCGCGGCCGGCGCCTGCGGAATTACCTTCTTGCCCAGGGGGGTCTGTTACGCCGGCGGCTCCGCTCTCATCGGTGGTGCCCTCGGTGGGGTTCTGCTGGGCGGCCTCAGGCTGTTAGTCCTCGAAGGTGGTGACCAGAATCTCTCGCCGCAACTAGGGTCTTCCCGCGCAAGATAA